From a single Fusobacterium pseudoperiodonticum genomic region:
- a CDS encoding ABC transporter ATP-binding protein: MNNVIIKLEDVDKFYMETGNKLHILKKLNLEVKRGEFVSILGKSGSGKSTLLNIMGLLDKIDGGKIWIDDKEVSSLNETERNNIKNHFLGFVFQFHYLMSEFTALENVMIPALLNNFKNKAEIEKEAKELLEIVGLAERMKHKPNQLSGGEKQRVAIARAMINKPKLILADEPTGNLDEDTGEMIFSLFRKINKERNQSIVVVTHARDLSQVTDRQIYLKRGVLE; the protein is encoded by the coding sequence ATGAATAATGTGATTATAAAATTAGAAGATGTAGATAAATTCTATATGGAAACAGGAAATAAACTACATATTTTAAAAAAGTTAAATTTAGAAGTAAAAAGAGGAGAATTTGTATCTATTCTAGGTAAGTCTGGTTCAGGAAAATCTACTCTTTTAAATATAATGGGACTACTTGATAAGATAGATGGTGGAAAAATTTGGATAGATGATAAAGAAGTTTCTTCTCTTAATGAAACAGAAAGAAATAATATAAAAAATCATTTTTTAGGTTTTGTATTTCAATTTCACTATTTAATGAGTGAATTTACTGCCCTTGAAAATGTTATGATACCTGCACTTTTAAATAATTTCAAAAATAAGGCTGAAATAGAAAAAGAGGCTAAAGAATTATTAGAAATTGTTGGTTTAGCAGAAAGAATGAAACATAAACCTAATCAACTATCAGGTGGAGAAAAGCAAAGAGTGGCAATAGCTAGGGCTATGATTAATAAGCCTAAACTTATTTTAGCTGATGAACCTACTGGAAACTTGGATGAAGATACAGGAGAAATGATATTCTCACTTTTCAGAAAAATAAATAAAGAACGTAATCAAAGTATAGTTGTGGTAACTCATGCTAGAGATTTATCACAAGTTACAGATAGACAGATTTATTTAAAAAGAGGAGTGTTAGAGTAA
- a CDS encoding ABC transporter permease — translation MIEFFIAKKQMLERKKQSILSIVGVFIGITVLIVSLGVSNGLDKNMINSILSLTSHINVYSPENIPNYEELVKNIEEVKGVKGAVPTIETQGIIKYEGHGEPYVAGVKVVGYDLDKAIKVMKLDDYIIAGKIDVDDKKSILIGKELAASMGAMVGDKVKLITSEETDLEMTVGGIFQSGFYEYDLNMVLIPLQTAQYITYSDETVGRLSVRLDNPYDAQELIYDVARKLPTDLYIGTWGEQNRALLSALTLEKTIMLVVFSLIAIVAGFLIWITLNTLVREKTKDIGIMRAMGFSKKNIMLIFLIQGIILGIIGIILGIIVSLILLYYIKNYAVDLVSNIYYLKDIPIEISLKEIAIIVGANFIVILISSIFPAYRAAKLENVEALRYE, via the coding sequence ATGATTGAATTTTTTATTGCAAAAAAACAGATGTTAGAAAGAAAAAAACAAAGTATTTTATCAATAGTTGGAGTTTTTATAGGGATTACAGTTTTAATTGTATCACTAGGAGTTTCAAACGGTCTAGATAAAAATATGATAAATAGTATCTTATCTTTAACTAGCCATATAAATGTTTATTCGCCTGAAAATATTCCAAACTATGAAGAATTAGTTAAAAATATTGAAGAAGTTAAGGGAGTTAAGGGAGCAGTTCCTACTATAGAAACACAAGGGATAATCAAATATGAAGGACATGGTGAACCTTATGTAGCTGGAGTAAAAGTTGTTGGTTATGATTTAGACAAAGCAATTAAAGTGATGAAATTAGATGACTATATCATCGCTGGAAAAATAGATGTGGATGATAAAAAATCTATTTTAATTGGAAAAGAGTTAGCTGCCTCTATGGGAGCTATGGTTGGAGATAAAGTCAAACTGATAACTTCTGAAGAAACAGACTTAGAAATGACTGTTGGTGGGATATTCCAAAGTGGTTTTTATGAGTATGACCTAAATATGGTTTTAATTCCACTTCAAACAGCACAATATATAACTTATAGTGATGAAACAGTAGGAAGATTATCTGTTAGACTAGATAATCCTTATGATGCACAAGAATTGATTTATGATGTTGCAAGAAAATTACCTACTGACCTATACATAGGAACTTGGGGTGAGCAAAACAGAGCCTTACTTTCAGCTTTAACTTTAGAAAAAACTATAATGTTAGTAGTATTTTCACTTATAGCTATAGTTGCAGGTTTCTTAATTTGGATAACTTTAAATACTCTTGTTAGAGAAAAAACAAAAGATATAGGAATTATGAGAGCTATGGGCTTCTCTAAAAAGAATATTATGTTGATATTTTTAATTCAAGGGATAATATTAGGAATAATAGGAATAATATTAGGAATAATTGTATCTTTAATTTTACTTTACTATATAAAGAATTATGCAGTTGACTTAGTTTCTAATATCTACTATTTAAAAGATATACCTATAGAAATCTCTTTAAAGGAAATAGCTATTATTGTAGGAGCAAACTTTATTGTAATTTTAATTTCTAGCATATTTCCTGCTTATAGAGCTGCTAAACTTGAAAATGTGGAGGCACTTAGATATGAATAA
- the pbpC gene encoding penicillin-binding protein 1C, translated as MFKNINLKKVAIFIITLFILLFIYLIKIYVSYEPKKLVENINYSKIVLDRNGEILSVFLNKDEEFHLKYEGDIPETLKIAVLNYEDKKFYSHSGVDYPRILKSFFNNITGGKKMGASTISMQVVKLLEPKKRTYFNKLIEIVKAYKLESQFSKEEILKIYLNNVPYGSNIVGYSAAIKMYFNKDVKDLSYAEASLLAVLPNSPGILNLKKNNDKLEEKRNRLLKTLLDKGLIDERQYKFSLLEKFPNKIYYYEKKAPQFSIFLKNRYKEKIIRSTLDYKLQKKLEKIVHDYSNTMKDTGINNAAVLVVNNKTKEVLAYVASQDFYDKKNNGEIDGLQAKRSPASLLKPFLYALSIDEGLIVPDSIYPDVPIYFGNFYPKNSTGTFSGMVKMEDALIKSLNIPFVKLLSDYGIDKFYYFLENNDNYPEDRFDKYGLSLILGTREMRPVDIVKLYMGLANYGKVSNLKYTLTEDVPKEYEQFSKGASYLTLETLSKVVRPGNEKLYSEQRPISWKTGTSYGLKDAWSVGVSPDYTVLVWLGNFNQKSIFSLSGVETAGNLLFKVFNIVDINSKPFSKPMDDLKEIEIDEKTGYRKIYDVESKKVLYPKNAKLLRTSPYYKKIFVDENDIEIDSRSENFDKRKEKIVIEYPVEVSNYFFLNGVRENKKVKIAYPVENLNIFVPKDFEGYNKIAIKLYNPNNEYVYWYIDEEYMGFSNESERFFELDMGKHKLTIVTEDGAREEVKFKINKR; from the coding sequence ATGTTTAAAAATATTAATCTAAAAAAGGTGGCTATTTTTATCATAACTCTTTTTATATTACTTTTTATCTATTTGATAAAAATATATGTAAGTTATGAGCCTAAAAAATTAGTTGAGAATATCAACTATAGTAAAATTGTTTTGGATAGAAATGGAGAGATTTTATCTGTCTTTTTAAATAAAGACGAAGAATTTCATTTGAAATATGAAGGTGATATTCCAGAAACTTTAAAGATTGCTGTTTTAAACTACGAAGATAAGAAATTTTACTCACATTCTGGAGTTGACTATCCCAGAATATTAAAGTCTTTCTTTAATAATATTACAGGCGGAAAGAAAATGGGAGCAAGTACAATAAGTATGCAGGTTGTAAAATTACTTGAACCTAAAAAAAGAACATATTTCAACAAGTTAATTGAGATAGTAAAGGCATACAAATTAGAAAGTCAATTTTCTAAGGAAGAAATATTAAAAATATATTTAAATAATGTTCCCTATGGTTCTAATATAGTTGGTTATTCGGCAGCAATTAAAATGTACTTTAATAAAGATGTCAAAGACCTTAGTTATGCTGAAGCTTCTCTTTTAGCAGTTCTACCAAATTCTCCTGGGATATTGAATTTAAAAAAGAATAATGATAAACTTGAAGAAAAAAGAAATAGACTATTAAAAACTTTATTGGATAAAGGATTAATAGATGAAAGGCAGTATAAATTTAGCTTACTTGAAAAATTTCCTAATAAAATTTATTACTATGAGAAAAAAGCACCACAATTTTCTATATTCTTAAAAAATAGATATAAGGAAAAAATTATAAGGTCAACATTGGACTATAAACTACAGAAAAAATTAGAAAAGATAGTTCATGATTACTCAAATACAATGAAGGACACAGGTATAAATAATGCTGCTGTGCTTGTTGTAAATAATAAAACTAAAGAAGTACTTGCCTATGTTGCTTCGCAAGATTTCTATGATAAAAAGAACAATGGAGAAATTGACGGTCTACAAGCAAAAAGATCTCCAGCTTCTCTTTTAAAACCTTTTCTATATGCTTTATCAATAGATGAAGGACTAATTGTTCCTGATAGTATCTATCCTGATGTACCTATATATTTTGGAAATTTCTATCCTAAAAACTCAACTGGTACATTTTCAGGAATGGTTAAAATGGAAGATGCACTTATTAAATCTTTAAATATTCCTTTTGTTAAACTTTTATCAGATTATGGAATTGATAAATTTTATTATTTCTTAGAAAATAATGACAACTATCCTGAAGATAGATTTGATAAATATGGCTTATCTTTAATTTTAGGAACAAGAGAAATGAGACCTGTTGATATAGTCAAACTATATATGGGACTTGCAAATTATGGAAAAGTTTCTAATTTAAAATATACACTGACTGAAGATGTTCCTAAAGAATATGAACAATTTTCTAAGGGAGCAAGTTATTTAACACTAGAAACATTGTCTAAGGTTGTGAGACCTGGAAATGAAAAATTATATAGTGAACAAAGACCTATATCTTGGAAAACAGGTACAAGCTATGGTTTAAAAGATGCTTGGTCTGTTGGAGTAAGTCCTGATTATACAGTTCTTGTATGGCTAGGAAACTTCAATCAAAAATCCATTTTTTCATTATCTGGAGTTGAAACAGCAGGAAATTTACTGTTTAAAGTATTTAATATAGTGGATATCAATTCTAAACCTTTCTCAAAACCAATGGATGATTTAAAAGAAATAGAAATTGATGAAAAGACAGGTTATAGAAAGATATATGATGTTGAAAGTAAAAAAGTTTTATATCCAAAAAATGCAAAATTACTTAGAACATCACCTTATTACAAAAAAATCTTTGTAGATGAAAATGACATTGAAATTGATTCAAGAAGTGAAAATTTTGACAAGAGAAAAGAAAAAATTGTCATAGAATATCCTGTTGAAGTTTCAAATTATTTCTTTTTAAATGGAGTTAGAGAAAACAAGAAAGTTAAAATAGCATATCCTGTTGAAAACTTAAATATATTTGTTCCAAAAGATTTTGAAGGCTATAATAAAATTGCCATAAAATTATATAATCCTAATAATGAATATGTTTATTGGTATATTGATGAAGAGTATATGGGCTTTTCAAATGAAAGTGAAAGATTTTTTGAATTGGATATGGGTAAACACAAACTTACTATAGTTACAGAAGATGGAGCTAGAGAAGAAGTAAAATTTAAAATAAATAAGAGGTAG
- a CDS encoding alpha-2-macroglobulin family protein: protein MKKFLKLFFALSLLMIALVACQKDKEKAQTEQGQTEQEQNYDYQEMLYVNNAGFNISGDLVIMFSDEIDKNQEFNKLIEVEGLDGDITIMPFGRKIIIKGDFQKEVPYSVKVSKGIKSVSGNELNEDYTRYNLYVGKKQPALAFADYGNVLPSVNNKKINFNSVNIKKVKLEIVKIYTNNITQYLKLSSNEYSLDWSVKEDIGDVVFSKEYEIESQEDEVVKNSIDLNGVIDTKGIYYVKLTSVGEESIDYDIAKYGEPLSFGYEDQPIYAKATKTIILSDIGIVANSNDSKLDIKLLNLNTLNPIGSAKLEFINSKNQTLEEGTTNSNGEYRSKVNLENVYYILVKSGNEFNVLYLSDSKINYADFDIGGSLEGSDLKLYTYTDKGYYRPGDEINVSLIARSKEKMNDEHPFEYSFTAPDGSNKINNEVVKESKNGFYTFKIKTDVNDLNGAWTLTIKFGGKEVTQKVFIESKVANSIAIEADEDKIYSKADIKDGLMKFKFDFKYLSGAKLDKDSNVNFDYNVIEREPRSKKYKNFVFVNPSNYKYQFRNFAETKTDGSGELELRLEMPQALQNKNLYLSTTVNVQDASGRYSTENKVFTIINRENSVGVQKLDQNGNEASVKYILLNEKTDSLVAGKKLKYRVYNKQNNWWYDYYEDDEKSFKENMETTLLEEGEITSASDAEILKVSNLADGVNFIEIEDEETGHSSGVFIYNYHYGDKKSGTIENLKASTDKEKYNIGDIAKIKYTGSIGSKALVTIEKDGKIIKEYWKTLTSTENEETIVIEKDFFPNAYVSISVFQKYVDKQNDRPLRLYASLPLMVEDKSKMLTIDIDTKTEVLPAGDLNIKLSNKEKKKMYYEVFLVDEGVLRKTDYKKPDPYKFFYEKRAKLVQNYDNFSNIIEKYSDKVMNRLKTGGGDYEELAAEATDRAKVASDQKDELQLQGEAQRFKNLTIFRGVAESDENGNAELNIKVPNFFGQMRVFVVAVSDESYGSAEKSISVKAPVIVDSSAPRVLKVGDKFTVPVTLFPIEKAIGDSEVTLTYNGKTYSKKVNVKDGQNEKLLFELDAPDTVGTTKIDIDFKSSKYSFKDSIDLNVDTNYPYQYVEKSLVLEPNQEFTLSMDEYKEFINGSIKSNISLSSYPKLGVEKLIKSLMDYPYICLEQISSKGLSMLYIDKLTTDLVEKNDAKNEINTIIAKLNNNYQLRNGAFAYWPGSQEESMSTIYAIEFLIEAKERGYYIPEAMFENAQAYLNSIAMRVDIPKADVLYLLASLNDPNVSEMNIFFDRYYNDASLVDKWTLLGAYAKIGEKDFARKEAEKLPKKAETKDGIYYADQNAKILRYYTEIYGTPEPSLYSSVLGTAKSDEWLTTFEKAHIVQALAEGEKVSPEKKNLSFKLIVDGKEQNLELKDGEYTFKNLGIKENAKKIVIKNTSTSKLYVNSFVKGKPVKYEEKDESKNITITRRFVDMSGKEIDVKNLKAGTRFRMIISSKVDNNNLDDISLLQILPSGWEFDNSQAGVPQNTDPQVVPMNTSDIDNAEYGGEDILSMTDNSSYTDMRDDRVAYFFPLYAGEDKEIEINLIAVTPGSYRLPGTKVESMYNKDFRAYLKGFEVKVSQ, encoded by the coding sequence ATGAAAAAATTTCTAAAACTATTTTTTGCCCTATCTTTATTGATGATAGCTCTAGTAGCTTGTCAAAAAGATAAAGAGAAAGCACAGACTGAGCAAGGGCAAACTGAACAAGAGCAAAACTATGACTACCAAGAGATGCTTTATGTTAACAATGCTGGTTTCAATATATCTGGAGACTTAGTTATAATGTTTTCTGATGAAATTGATAAAAATCAAGAATTTAATAAACTGATTGAAGTAGAAGGGCTAGATGGGGATATAACTATTATGCCTTTTGGTAGAAAAATTATCATAAAGGGAGATTTCCAGAAAGAAGTTCCTTATTCTGTAAAAGTTTCTAAGGGAATAAAATCTGTTTCAGGAAATGAACTAAATGAAGACTATACAAGATATAATCTTTATGTTGGTAAAAAGCAACCTGCTTTAGCATTTGCAGATTATGGAAATGTTTTACCTTCTGTAAATAATAAGAAAATTAACTTTAATTCAGTTAATATTAAAAAAGTAAAATTAGAAATTGTGAAAATATACACTAATAATATAACTCAATATTTAAAATTAAGTTCAAATGAATATTCTTTAGATTGGAGTGTAAAAGAAGATATAGGTGATGTAGTTTTCTCAAAAGAATATGAAATTGAAAGTCAAGAAGATGAGGTTGTAAAAAATAGTATAGATCTAAATGGAGTAATAGATACTAAGGGTATTTATTATGTGAAGTTAACATCTGTTGGTGAAGAAAGCATAGACTATGATATTGCAAAATATGGAGAACCTCTTAGCTTTGGTTATGAAGATCAACCAATTTATGCAAAAGCAACAAAGACAATTATCCTCTCTGATATAGGTATAGTTGCTAACTCTAACGACTCTAAATTAGATATAAAATTATTGAATCTTAATACTTTAAATCCGATAGGAAGTGCAAAACTTGAATTTATAAACTCTAAGAATCAAACTCTTGAAGAAGGTACAACTAATTCTAATGGAGAATATAGATCAAAAGTTAATTTAGAAAATGTTTATTATATTTTAGTAAAATCAGGAAATGAGTTTAACGTGCTTTACTTAAGTGATAGCAAAATAAACTATGCTGACTTTGATATTGGTGGTTCATTAGAAGGTTCTGATTTAAAACTTTATACTTATACAGATAAAGGTTACTATAGACCTGGAGATGAAATCAATGTTTCTTTAATCGCTAGAAGTAAAGAAAAAATGAATGATGAACATCCATTTGAATATTCATTTACTGCTCCAGATGGTTCAAATAAAATAAATAATGAAGTAGTTAAAGAATCAAAAAATGGTTTCTACACATTTAAGATTAAGACTGATGTAAATGATTTAAATGGTGCTTGGACTTTAACTATTAAGTTTGGTGGAAAAGAAGTAACACAAAAAGTATTTATAGAGTCTAAGGTCGCAAATTCTATAGCTATTGAAGCTGATGAAGATAAAATCTACTCTAAAGCTGATATAAAAGATGGATTAATGAAATTTAAATTTGACTTTAAATACCTAAGTGGAGCTAAACTAGATAAAGATTCAAATGTAAACTTTGACTATAATGTTATAGAAAGAGAACCAAGATCTAAAAAATATAAAAACTTTGTTTTTGTTAACCCTTCAAATTATAAATATCAATTTAGAAATTTTGCAGAGACAAAAACTGATGGTAGTGGAGAACTTGAGTTAAGATTAGAAATGCCACAAGCATTGCAAAATAAAAATCTATATCTTAGTACAACTGTAAATGTTCAAGATGCAAGTGGAAGATATAGTACCGAAAATAAAGTATTCACAATTATCAATAGAGAAAATTCTGTTGGTGTACAAAAGCTAGATCAAAATGGAAATGAAGCTAGTGTAAAATATATCTTATTAAATGAAAAAACAGATAGTCTTGTTGCTGGTAAAAAATTAAAATATAGAGTATATAACAAGCAAAATAACTGGTGGTATGACTACTATGAAGATGATGAAAAATCATTTAAAGAAAATATGGAAACAACTCTATTAGAAGAAGGAGAAATAACTTCTGCTTCAGATGCTGAAATTTTAAAAGTTTCTAATTTGGCTGATGGAGTAAACTTTATTGAAATTGAAGACGAAGAAACAGGTCATAGTTCAGGAGTTTTTATATATAACTATCACTATGGAGATAAGAAAAGTGGTACTATTGAAAACTTAAAGGCTTCAACTGATAAAGAAAAATATAACATAGGTGATATTGCTAAGATAAAATACACTGGTTCTATAGGTTCAAAAGCTCTAGTAACTATAGAAAAAGATGGAAAAATTATAAAAGAATATTGGAAAACTTTAACTTCAACTGAAAATGAAGAAACAATAGTTATTGAAAAAGATTTCTTCCCTAATGCTTATGTTAGCATATCTGTTTTCCAAAAGTATGTTGACAAACAAAATGATAGACCACTTAGACTTTATGCTTCTCTTCCATTAATGGTTGAAGATAAATCTAAGATGCTTACTATTGATATTGATACTAAGACTGAAGTTCTACCTGCAGGCGACTTAAATATTAAGCTTTCTAATAAAGAAAAGAAAAAAATGTACTACGAAGTATTCCTTGTTGATGAAGGTGTTTTAAGAAAAACTGACTATAAGAAACCTGATCCATATAAGTTCTTCTATGAAAAGAGAGCTAAACTAGTACAAAACTACGATAATTTCTCTAATATCATAGAAAAATATTCTGATAAAGTTATGAATAGATTAAAGACAGGTGGAGGAGATTATGAAGAATTAGCAGCCGAAGCAACAGATAGAGCAAAAGTTGCTAGCGATCAAAAAGATGAACTTCAATTACAAGGGGAAGCTCAAAGATTTAAGAATCTAACTATATTCAGAGGTGTTGCTGAAAGTGATGAAAATGGTAATGCTGAGCTAAATATAAAAGTTCCTAATTTCTTTGGACAAATGAGAGTATTTGTTGTGGCTGTTTCTGATGAAAGTTATGGAAGTGCTGAAAAATCAATTTCAGTAAAAGCTCCTGTTATAGTTGACAGCTCTGCACCAAGAGTTTTAAAAGTAGGAGATAAATTTACTGTACCTGTAACTTTATTCCCAATAGAAAAAGCTATTGGAGATTCAGAAGTAACTTTAACTTATAATGGAAAAACATATAGTAAAAAAGTTAATGTAAAAGATGGACAAAACGAAAAACTATTATTTGAATTAGATGCTCCAGACACAGTTGGAACAACTAAGATAGATATAGACTTTAAGTCAAGTAAATATAGTTTTAAAGATAGTATAGATTTAAATGTTGATACAAATTATCCTTATCAATATGTTGAAAAATCTCTTGTTTTAGAACCTAATCAAGAATTCACTTTATCAATGGATGAATATAAGGAATTTATCAATGGAAGTATTAAATCTAATATAAGTCTTTCTAGCTATCCAAAATTAGGAGTTGAAAAACTGATTAAATCATTGATGGATTATCCATATATTTGTTTGGAACAAATATCTTCAAAAGGTTTATCAATGCTATATATCGATAAATTGACTACTGATTTAGTTGAAAAGAATGATGCTAAGAATGAAATTAATACTATAATTGCTAAATTGAATAACAATTATCAATTAAGAAATGGAGCCTTTGCTTATTGGCCAGGTTCACAAGAAGAAAGCATGTCAACTATCTATGCAATTGAATTTTTAATAGAAGCTAAAGAAAGAGGATACTACATACCTGAAGCTATGTTTGAAAATGCTCAAGCTTATCTAAATTCAATAGCTATGAGAGTGGATATACCTAAAGCAGATGTTCTATATTTACTAGCTTCATTAAATGATCCAAATGTATCTGAAATGAATATATTCTTTGATAGATACTATAATGATGCTAGTCTTGTAGATAAATGGACATTATTAGGAGCTTATGCTAAAATAGGTGAAAAAGATTTTGCAAGAAAAGAAGCAGAAAAACTTCCTAAAAAAGCTGAAACAAAAGATGGAATTTACTATGCAGACCAAAATGCTAAAATCTTAAGATACTATACTGAAATTTATGGTACTCCTGAACCTAGTCTTTATAGTTCAGTTCTTGGAACAGCTAAGAGTGATGAATGGCTAACTACTTTTGAAAAAGCACATATAGTACAAGCTTTAGCAGAAGGTGAAAAAGTTAGTCCTGAAAAGAAAAATTTATCTTTCAAACTTATAGTTGATGGAAAAGAACAAAACTTAGAGCTTAAAGATGGAGAATATACATTTAAGAATTTAGGTATAAAAGAAAATGCTAAGAAGATAGTTATAAAAAATACTTCAACTAGCAAATTATATGTAAACTCTTTTGTTAAAGGAAAACCAGTTAAATATGAAGAAAAAGATGAAAGTAAAAATATTACTATCACAAGAAGATTTGTTGATATGTCTGGAAAAGAAATAGATGTTAAAAATCTAAAAGCAGGAACTAGATTTAGAATGATAATCTCTTCTAAAGTAGATAACAATAATTTAGATGATATTTCTTTATTACAAATTTTACCTAGTGGTTGGGAATTTGATAATAGTCAGGCTGGAGTACCACAAAATACTGATCCTCAAGTAGTGCCAATGAATACTAGCGACATTGACAATGCTGAATATGGTGGTGAAGATATACTTAGTATGACTGACAATAGTTCTTATACAGATATGAGAGATGATAGAGTTGCTTACTTCTTCCCTCTATATGCTGGAGAAGATAAAGAAATTGAAATTAATTTAATTGCAGTAACTCCTGGTTCTTACAGACTACCTGGAACAAAAGTAGAATCTATGTATAATAAAGATTTTAGAGCATATCTAAAAGGTTTTGAAGTAAAAGTATCACAATAA
- the recQ gene encoding DNA helicase RecQ produces the protein MKTEALRILKEYYGYDNFREGQEKIIDAILQKRNVLGIMTTGAGKSICYQVPALVFNGLTIVISPLISLMKDQVDSLKLIGIDASYLNSTLTSDEYNKILFKIKKGQTKLLYISPERLENKAFLNFIKTIKIAMVVVDEAHCVSQWGENFRKSYLKIADFIRYIADGVKIQTLAFTATATPKIKVDIIEKLKIDNPFVFVDNFNRDNIYFKVIDNTGLDKDLNIDSKPFIIDYLRKHKGKSGIIYCSTRKNVDDIYNYLVSFDRSVTKYHGGMSKEEREKNQKLFLDDDVEIMVATNAFGMGINKSNIRYVIHANIPADLESYYQEAGRAGRDGGKSEAILIYNEKDRDIQRFLMEKESEGRKDEDYLNKKLKNFSKMIEYAELKTCYREFILKYFGEKMIRNYCGFCENCKKEKNIKDFSLEAKKIISAVGRTKESLGISTLSNMLMGKADTKMLNKRLDKISTFGIMREDKQEWIESFINYMISEKYLIQSAGSFPVLKLGKNYKEILNDNIKIIRKENEKIDFDYYENALFKELNSLRKEISKKENIAPYIIFSDMTLIEMAEKKPTNRWEMLKIKGIGNQKFTNYGERFLERINAYNMEEKK, from the coding sequence TTGAAAACAGAAGCACTCAGAATTTTAAAAGAATATTATGGTTATGATAATTTCAGAGAAGGACAAGAAAAAATAATAGATGCTATCTTGCAAAAAAGAAATGTTTTAGGAATAATGACAACGGGGGCTGGGAAATCTATATGCTATCAAGTCCCTGCTTTAGTGTTTAATGGGCTTACAATAGTTATTTCACCTCTTATATCCTTGATGAAAGACCAAGTTGATAGCTTAAAATTAATTGGAATAGATGCAAGCTATTTAAATTCAACTTTAACAAGTGATGAATATAATAAAATTCTTTTTAAGATAAAAAAAGGACAGACGAAATTATTGTATATTTCACCTGAAAGATTAGAAAATAAAGCTTTTTTGAACTTTATAAAAACTATAAAAATTGCAATGGTAGTCGTAGATGAAGCACATTGTGTCTCCCAGTGGGGTGAAAATTTTAGAAAAAGCTATCTAAAAATTGCAGATTTTATTAGATATATAGCTGATGGAGTTAAGATTCAGACTTTGGCCTTTACTGCCACAGCTACCCCAAAAATAAAGGTGGATATCATAGAAAAATTAAAAATTGATAATCCTTTTGTTTTTGTTGATAACTTTAATAGAGATAATATTTATTTTAAAGTAATTGATAATACTGGACTTGATAAAGATTTAAATATAGATTCTAAACCTTTTATCATAGATTATTTAAGAAAACATAAAGGTAAATCTGGAATAATATACTGTTCTACTAGAAAAAATGTAGATGATATCTATAATTATCTTGTAAGTTTTGATAGAAGTGTCACCAAATATCATGGTGGAATGTCTAAGGAAGAAAGAGAAAAAAATCAAAAATTATTCTTAGATGATGATGTTGAAATAATGGTAGCAACCAATGCCTTTGGTATGGGTATAAATAAATCTAACATAAGATACGTGATACATGCTAACATTCCTGCTGATTTAGAAAGTTACTATCAAGAGGCAGGTAGAGCAGGTAGAGATGGAGGAAAATCTGAAGCTATTCTAATATATAATGAAAAGGATAGAGATATACAAAGGTTTTTAATGGAAAAAGAATCTGAGGGTCGAAAAGATGAAGACTATCTCAATAAAAAATTAAAGAATTTTAGTAAAATGATAGAATATGCTGAATTAAAAACTTGTTATAGAGAATTTATTTTAAAATACTTTGGTGAAAAAATGATTAGAAACTATTGTGGTTTTTGTGAAAACTGCAAAAAAGAAAAAAATATCAAAGATTTTTCTCTTGAAGCAAAGAAAATCATTTCAGCAGTTGGAAGAACAAAAGAAAGCTTAGGAATATCTACCTTATCTAATATGTTAATGGGAAAAGCCGATACTAAGATGCTAAATAAGAGACTTGATAAAATTTCTACCTTTGGCATAATGAGAGAAGATAAACAAGAATGGATAGAATCCTTTATAAATTACATGATTTCCGAAAAATACCTAATACAGAGTGCAGGAAGCTTTCCTGTTCTAAAATTAGGTAAAAACTATAAAGAAATTTTAAATGATAATATAAAAATAATAAGAAAAGAAAATGAAAAAATTGACTTTGACTATTATGAAAATGCTTTATTTAAAGAATTAAATTCACTTAGAAAGGAGATCTCTAAAAAAGAAAACATTGCTCCCTATATTATTTTTTCTGATATGACTCTTATAGAGATGGCAGAGAAAAAACCTACAAATAGGTGGGAGATGTTAAAAATTAAGGGGATAGGTAATCAAAAATTTACAAATTATGGAGAGAGGTTTTTAGAAAGAATTAATGCTTATAATATGGAGGAGAAAAAATGA